From the genome of Salvelinus namaycush isolate Seneca chromosome 10, SaNama_1.0, whole genome shotgun sequence, one region includes:
- the LOC120054441 gene encoding C-C motif chemokine 25-like, with amino-acid sequence MRFQALFFLLLLACMYLTLAQGSYENCCLRHVAGLKKSTKRNVVSYRIQETDGGCNIKAVVFTLKKGKTVCANPSHKWVQYLRTVVDKTPGNEGM; translated from the exons ATGAGGTTCCAGGCTCTGTTCTTTCTCCTGCTCCTGGCATGCATGTACCTCACTCTGGCTCAAG GGTCGTATGAGAACTGCTGTCTGAGGCATGTTGCTGGCCTGAAGAAGAGTACCAAGAGGAATGTTGTAAGCTACAGGATACAGGAAACAGATGGAGGCTGCAACATCAAGGccgttgt GTTCACACTGAAGAAAGGGAAGACTGTTTGTGCCAATCCCAGCCACAAATGGGTACAGTATCTGAGGACTGTTGTCGATAAG ACTCCAGGGAATGAGGGGATGTAG
- the LOC120054735 gene encoding cystinosin-like isoform X1, with product MADTNFLLFLFITLCTVITCDGSVSLSAPATVNLEEKGSVNITITPSTPQNVSTLISFNFTDSSANVSSILQLPQQVELLANATSSTFEVHAEHVGQVTAYLYSNNTGIASHKTRIRFLVIRSNIVDIINQVIGWIYFLAWSISFYPQVYENWRRKSVVGLNFDFLALNLTGFIAYSVFNVGLFWVPYMKEEFLKINPNGVNPVDANDVFFSLHAVVLTLVYVSQCAIYERGGQKVSKIAIGLLVIGWTFALVTLFVAVASKITWLEYLYYFSYIKLGVTLVKYIPQVYMNYKRQSTEGWSIGNVLLDFTGGSFSLVQMFLQSYNNDEWKLIFGDPTKAGLGLFSIFFDVVFIIQHYCLYRHKRHYELVRDQE from the exons ATGGCAGATACCAACTTTCTGTTATTCTTGTTCATAACACTCTGTACGGTCATTACATGTG ATGGGAGTGTATCTCTATCTGCTCCAGCCACTGTAAATCTGGAGGAGAAAGGTTCAGTTAATATCACCATAACGCCTAG CACTCCTCAGAATGTCTCAACACTCATTAGTTTTAACTTCACCGACTCCTCTGCAAATGTTAGCTCAATACTTCAACTGCCTCAACAG GTAGAGTTGCTTGCAAACGCCACATCAAGCACTTTTGAGGTTCATGCAGAACATGTGGGTCAGGTGACAGCCTATTTATACAGCAACAACACTGGCATTGCAAG CCATAAGACTCGAATCCGTTTCTTGGTCATTAGAAGCAACATTGTTGATATCATTAACCAAGTAATTGGTTGGATTTACTTCCTAGCATGGTCTATATCATTCTACCCTCAAGTATATGAGAACTGGAGAAGAAAAAG TGTGGTGGGGCTGAACTTTGATTTTCTGGCACTCAACTTGACAGGATTCATTGCCTACAGTGTCTTCAATGTAGGCCTCTTCTGGGTTCCGTACATGAAG GAAGAGTTTTTGAAGATAAATCCAAATGGTGTAAACCCAGTGGATGCCAACGATGTGTTCTTCAGTCTCCATGCAGTTGTGCTGACTCTTGTATATGTCTCTCAGTGTGCCATCTATGAA AGAGGAGGGCAGAAGGTGTCCAAGATTGCTATTGGCCTTCTGGTGATTGGTTGGACGTTTGCCCTGGTCACCCTCTTTGTTGCTGTGGCCAGTAAGATCACCTGGCTGGAATATCTCTACTATTTCTCTTACATCAAGCTAGGTGTCACCCTCGTCAAATACATCCCACAG GTCTACATGAACTACAAAAGACAAAGCACAGAGGGGTGGAGCATTGGCAATGTGTTGCTGGACTTCACAGGAGGCAGCTTCAGTCTCGTTCAGATGTTCCTTCAGTCGTATAACAACG ATGAATGGAAGCTCATTTTTGGGGACCCCACAAAGGCAGGACTTGGCTTGTTCTCCATATTCTTTGATGTGGTGTTCATCATTCAGCATTACTGTCTGTACAGACATAAACGACATTATGAGCTTGTGCGTGACCAGGAATAG
- the LOC120054735 gene encoding cystinosin-like isoform X2 yields the protein MADTNFLLFLFITLCTVITCDGSVSLSAPATVNLEEKGSVNITITPSTPQNVSTLISFNFTDSSANVSSILQLPQQVELLANATSSTFEVHAEHVGQVTAYLYSNNTGIASHKTRIRFLVIRSNIVDIINQVIGWIYFLAWSISFYPQVYENWRRKSVVGLNFDFLALNLTGFIAYSVFNVGLFWVPYMKEEFLKINPNGVNPVDANDVFFSLHAVVLTLVYVSQCAIYERGGQKVSKIAIGLLVIGWTFALVTLFVAVASKITWLEYLYYFSYIKLGVTLVKYIPQVYMNYKRQSTEGWSIGNVLLDFTGGSFSLVQMFLQSYNND from the exons ATGGCAGATACCAACTTTCTGTTATTCTTGTTCATAACACTCTGTACGGTCATTACATGTG ATGGGAGTGTATCTCTATCTGCTCCAGCCACTGTAAATCTGGAGGAGAAAGGTTCAGTTAATATCACCATAACGCCTAG CACTCCTCAGAATGTCTCAACACTCATTAGTTTTAACTTCACCGACTCCTCTGCAAATGTTAGCTCAATACTTCAACTGCCTCAACAG GTAGAGTTGCTTGCAAACGCCACATCAAGCACTTTTGAGGTTCATGCAGAACATGTGGGTCAGGTGACAGCCTATTTATACAGCAACAACACTGGCATTGCAAG CCATAAGACTCGAATCCGTTTCTTGGTCATTAGAAGCAACATTGTTGATATCATTAACCAAGTAATTGGTTGGATTTACTTCCTAGCATGGTCTATATCATTCTACCCTCAAGTATATGAGAACTGGAGAAGAAAAAG TGTGGTGGGGCTGAACTTTGATTTTCTGGCACTCAACTTGACAGGATTCATTGCCTACAGTGTCTTCAATGTAGGCCTCTTCTGGGTTCCGTACATGAAG GAAGAGTTTTTGAAGATAAATCCAAATGGTGTAAACCCAGTGGATGCCAACGATGTGTTCTTCAGTCTCCATGCAGTTGTGCTGACTCTTGTATATGTCTCTCAGTGTGCCATCTATGAA AGAGGAGGGCAGAAGGTGTCCAAGATTGCTATTGGCCTTCTGGTGATTGGTTGGACGTTTGCCCTGGTCACCCTCTTTGTTGCTGTGGCCAGTAAGATCACCTGGCTGGAATATCTCTACTATTTCTCTTACATCAAGCTAGGTGTCACCCTCGTCAAATACATCCCACAG GTCTACATGAACTACAAAAGACAAAGCACAGAGGGGTGGAGCATTGGCAATGTGTTGCTGGACTTCACAGGAGGCAGCTTCAGTCTCGTTCAGATGTTCCTTCAGTCGTATAACAACG attAA
- the LOC120054737 gene encoding ran-binding protein 3-like, translating to MADLANEEKPATAPPVFVFQEDKAQKRSAEGSSAEDGEDSDKDESSYCPPAKRERTSSLTQFPPAHSVSKNNVFMPSSFCQSPTGNNSDSEPEEKTVGFRLKPPTLIHGQAPRAGVPSQKPKEQQRSVLRPAVLQAPPPSKSLTLTGLNSGTNGVNRSSEGLPVTQNNTENCDGSTDNMAKSQVEGSSEKKVCLSAESGETNYFLQYRSTPGLQEAENNTDDGAKFVFGQNMSDRVLSPLKCEQSAESSRDPPATPPCEPPSLDSSPDKDTNVTESLEESAAAYTKATAKKCLLEKVEVRTGEESESNVLQVQCKLFVFDKASQSWVERGRGLLRLNDMASTEEGSLQSRLVMRTQGSLRLILNTKLWPQMQTDKASEKSVRITAMDTEDQGVKVFLISASSKDTGQLYAALHHRILALRSRSDQEPEPRVPIPDSHIPHPQSNEEDSDEDESLTPTANITEGPEVQASGSGSS from the exons ATGGCGGACCTGGCAAACGAAG AGAAGCCTGCCACAgccccacctgtgtttgtgttcCAGGAAGATAAAGCACAGAAG AGATCAGCAGAAGGGTCCAGTGCTGAGGATGGAGAAg ACTCTGATAAAGATGAGAGTAGTTACTGTCCCCCGGCCAAGAGAGAAAGAACATCATCACTAACACAGTTCCCACCCGCACATTCAG TTTCTAAGAACAATGTGTTCATGCCATCCAGTTTCTGTCAGTCCCCGACAGGAAATAATTCAGATTCAGAACCTG AGGAGAAGACGGTTGGATTTCGCTTGAAGCCTCCCACCCTGATCCATGGACAGGCTCCTCGTGCAG GTGTCCCGAGCCAGAAGCCCAAGGAGCAGCAGCGCAGCGTACTACGACCCGCAGTACTGCAGGCCCCTCCGCCTAGCAAATCACTAACCCTGACCG GTTTGAACAGTGGTACGAATGGAGTGAACAGATCGTCCGAGGGTCTGCCAGTAACCCAGAACAACACAGAGAACTGTGATGGCTCCACAGACAATATGGCCAAGTCACAG GTTGAGGGAAGCAGTGAAAAGAAAGTCTGTCTGTCAGCAGAATCAGGGGAAACCAATTATTTCCTACAGTACAGAAGCACTCCCGG CTTACAGGAGGCTGAGAACAACACCGACGACGGTGCTAAGTTTGTGTTTGGACAGAACATGTCGGATCGTGTCCTG AGTCCGCTGAAATGTGAGCAGTCAGCAGAGAGCAGCAGAGATCCCCCTGCCACCCCGCCATGTGAGCCACCCTCACTGGACAGCAGCCCTGACAAAG ATACCAATGTGACAGAGTCTTTGGAGGAGTCGGCAGCAGCCTACACCAAAGCCACAGCCAAGAAGTGCTTGTTAGAGAAGGTAGAGGTCAGAACTGGAGAGGAGTCGGAGAGTAATGTACTACAG gTCCAATGCAAGTTGTTTGTTTTTGACAAAGCATCCCAATCTTGggtggagagaggcagaggactACTGAGGCTCAATGATATGGCCTCCACGGAGGAGGGATCGTTACAGTCCAGGCTAG TGATGAGGACCCAGGGCAGTTTGCGTCTGATCCTCAACACCAAGCTGTGGCCCCAAATGCAGACGGACAAAGCCAGCGAGAAGAGCGTCCGCATCACAGCCATGGACACTGAGGACCAGGGGGTCAAGGTCTTCCTCATATCG GCGAGCTCTAAGGACACGGGTCAGCTGTACGCAGCGCTGCATCACCGTATCCTGGCACTGCGGAGCCGCTCAGACCAGGAGCCAGAGCCCCGGGTCCCCATTCCAGACAGTCACATCCCTCACCCCCAGTCTAACGAGGAGGATAGTGATGAGGACGAATCGCTCACACCCACTGCCAACATCACAG